In Oligoflexia bacterium, a single window of DNA contains:
- the pstA gene encoding phosphate ABC transporter permease PstA has protein sequence MQFSKSMASRQLQGQLFQYLCLACVAVGIVLLIVLLVSVALQGWSYINADFFNNFPSRFAKKAGIKSALYGSLWLIVLTSLISVPVGVASSIYLEEFAKKNKLTDFIRLNIANLAGVPSIVYGMLGLVIFVRWFGLQRSVISGALTMSLLILPTIIIASSEALKAVPNSIRYAALALGSTRWQMVRDHVLPASIPGMMTGTILGLSRAVGETAPLIMIGALTYVAFVPKSIHDPFAVLPIQVFNWASRPQIEFHYLAAAGIIVLLVFLLTMNALAIWIRHKFEKRK, from the coding sequence ATGCAGTTTTCCAAAAGTATGGCCTCTCGGCAGTTACAAGGACAACTCTTCCAATATTTATGTTTGGCCTGTGTTGCTGTGGGTATTGTCTTATTGATTGTTTTATTGGTGAGTGTAGCCCTGCAAGGCTGGTCCTACATCAACGCCGATTTTTTTAATAATTTTCCATCACGCTTTGCCAAGAAAGCCGGCATTAAATCAGCCTTGTATGGTAGTTTATGGTTGATTGTTCTAACCAGTTTAATTTCTGTACCGGTAGGGGTGGCGTCCAGTATTTATTTAGAAGAATTTGCTAAAAAAAATAAGTTAACTGATTTCATTAGACTCAATATTGCCAACCTAGCTGGGGTACCGTCTATTGTTTATGGCATGTTGGGATTGGTTATTTTTGTCCGTTGGTTTGGCTTGCAAAGAAGCGTAATTTCTGGGGCCTTAACCATGTCCTTGCTTATTTTGCCCACCATTATTATAGCCTCATCAGAGGCCCTAAAAGCAGTTCCTAATTCTATCCGTTATGCTGCTTTGGCTTTAGGGTCTACACGCTGGCAAATGGTACGGGATCATGTTTTACCCGCCAGTATTCCAGGGATGATGACGGGAACTATTTTAGGCCTATCCAGAGCGGTGGGGGAAACGGCTCCATTGATTATGATTGGAGCATTGACTTACGTTGCCTTTGTTCCTAAGAGTATTCATGATCCGTTTGCGGTGTTACCCATTCAAGTGTTTAATTGGGCTTCGCGTCCACAAATAGAGTTTCATTATCTTGCCGCAGCTGGAATCATTGTGTTATTGGTATTTTTATTAACCATGAATGCGCTGGCGATATGGATAAGACATAAATTTGAAAAACGTAAGTAG
- a CDS encoding DMT family transporter — protein MNTLRFILLTLFWGGSFIAIEQSLHVFPPMIAASVRMGLASLLMGLAAVLTQSKGFSNKKEFVLYVLSGSIALGIPWICLFWGEQYVAPAVASMINSGVPIFVAVWGISFFRSDQPKAQEWVGVSLGFVGIFFIFSKPLLQTQNVGELKGLLAILCMAIFYGLGTNLIKRLGASMGPKWSMFAQGLGGCLVSIPAALVMGESWPKNWLSEPSGTWALLYLAVFSTAIAWFFYFHLVHTWGSVRAASVTYTVPLVAIALDFLAKGHIPNITEWLGMSIIFIGLYWMRKKAKDRATVDTKKVKVKHAA, from the coding sequence ATGAACACTTTACGCTTTATTCTACTGACCTTGTTTTGGGGTGGATCGTTTATTGCTATTGAACAGTCTTTGCATGTTTTCCCCCCCATGATTGCTGCCAGCGTTAGAATGGGGCTTGCCAGTCTTTTAATGGGTTTGGCGGCAGTCTTGACCCAAAGCAAAGGCTTTAGCAATAAAAAAGAGTTTGTATTGTATGTTCTAAGTGGAAGTATTGCCTTAGGTATCCCATGGATTTGTTTATTTTGGGGTGAGCAGTATGTGGCGCCAGCAGTGGCCTCAATGATTAATAGTGGCGTTCCAATTTTTGTGGCGGTTTGGGGCATTAGCTTTTTTCGTTCTGATCAACCCAAAGCCCAAGAGTGGGTTGGGGTAAGCTTAGGTTTTGTGGGTATCTTTTTTATTTTTTCTAAACCGTTGTTGCAGACGCAAAATGTGGGTGAACTCAAAGGTTTGTTGGCTATTTTATGTATGGCAATCTTTTATGGCTTAGGGACCAATTTAATTAAACGTTTAGGGGCTTCTATGGGGCCTAAATGGTCTATGTTTGCACAAGGCTTGGGTGGATGTTTGGTGTCTATTCCAGCTGCACTTGTCATGGGGGAGTCTTGGCCCAAGAATTGGTTGAGTGAGCCTTCAGGCACCTGGGCTTTGTTGTACTTGGCCGTTTTTTCTACAGCCATTGCTTGGTTTTTTTACTTTCATTTGGTGCATACTTGGGGATCTGTACGTGCTGCCAGTGTCACTTACACCGTACCTTTGGTGGCTATTGCTTTGGATTTTCTAGCCAAAGGTCATATTCCAAATATAACCGAGTGGCTGGGGATGAGTATTATTTTTATAGGTTTGTATTGGATGCGTAAAAAAGCAAAGGATAGGGCAACAGTTGATACTAAAAAAGTAAAAGTAAAACATGCCGCCTAA
- the pstC gene encoding phosphate ABC transporter permease subunit PstC encodes MQDNRLNKQHKFSPTAGKKRTENLVKIFLFACALVSILTTVGIVWVLFSESLPFFDKVSLKEFFLGTQWYPLFEPKRYGILPLIGGTLMIAIGAAIVALPIGTGSAIYLSEYATAKQRAVLKPFLEILAGIPTVVYGYFALTVITPVIQKIFPSTNIFNAASGAIVVGIMIIPMIASLSDDAMRSVPDSLRNAAFALGGTKLDVSAKVVFPSALSGVVASYVLALSRAIGETMAVTLAAGATPKLTLNPLESIQTMTAYIVQVSLGDTPAGSISYQTVFAVGLTLFLMTFVMNIMAQKFLHKFREQYD; translated from the coding sequence GTGCAAGACAACAGGTTAAATAAACAGCATAAATTTTCTCCAACTGCGGGGAAAAAAAGGACGGAAAATCTGGTTAAAATTTTTCTGTTTGCTTGTGCGCTTGTTTCCATTTTAACCACTGTTGGGATTGTTTGGGTTTTATTTAGCGAAAGTTTACCTTTCTTTGACAAAGTTAGCTTAAAAGAATTCTTCTTAGGTACCCAATGGTATCCTTTATTTGAACCTAAACGTTACGGTATATTGCCTCTGATTGGGGGTACCTTAATGATTGCCATTGGGGCAGCTATTGTGGCTTTACCCATAGGAACCGGCAGTGCCATTTACTTGAGCGAGTATGCTACAGCTAAACAAAGAGCAGTGCTAAAACCTTTTTTAGAGATTTTGGCGGGTATTCCAACCGTGGTTTATGGTTATTTTGCCTTAACGGTGATTACCCCGGTGATTCAGAAAATTTTTCCAAGCACCAATATTTTTAATGCAGCCAGTGGGGCCATTGTGGTTGGGATCATGATTATACCCATGATTGCATCTTTATCGGATGATGCCATGCGCTCGGTGCCAGACAGTTTACGCAATGCCGCCTTTGCATTGGGGGGTACAAAGCTGGATGTGTCTGCTAAAGTGGTATTTCCTTCAGCGTTATCAGGCGTTGTGGCATCATATGTTTTAGCGCTTTCACGTGCAATTGGTGAAACCATGGCCGTAACTTTAGCGGCAGGAGCAACCCCCAAGTTAACCCTTAACCCCTTAGAGAGTATTCAAACCATGACGGCGTATATAGTACAAGTGAGTTTAGGAGATACACCTGCAGGCAGTATATCGTACCAAACTGTTTTTGCAGTGGGGTTGACCTTGTTTTTAATGACCTTTGTTATGAACATTATGGCTCAGAAATTTTTGCATAAATTCAGGGAGCAATACGACTGA
- a CDS encoding PstS family phosphate ABC transporter substrate-binding protein, with translation MNRPVFGGFMLNNIKGLVFNLALVMAVGLFSACDKSSHNQHTADSGTHEHAHAQLEGSVKVDGSSTVFPITEAMAEEFGKENPKVRVTVGLSGTGGGMKKFIEGVIDITGASRAIKASEIKMAEEKNRKFVELPVAYDGIAVVVSHKNTFAKDLTVAELKSIWEPESKIKLWSDVRKDWPKQAIKLYGPGVDSGTFDYFTNSIVGKSGATRPDFTASEDDNVLVQGVVSDEYALGYFGFAYWMENEDKLNRVAIDNGSGPILPSVETIEDASYAPLSRPVFIYISEASFAKQPVDAFVKFYIQHAKELVPQVGYVAFKEEVYAAVLQRWENKVLGSSFAGQSGKSILELVQAQGK, from the coding sequence ATGAATAGGCCAGTTTTTGGAGGATTTATGTTGAATAATATCAAAGGTTTAGTTTTTAATTTAGCGCTTGTTATGGCAGTGGGGCTGTTTTCTGCATGTGATAAAAGCAGTCATAATCAGCATACAGCAGATTCCGGGACACATGAGCATGCCCACGCCCAGTTGGAGGGCAGTGTTAAAGTTGATGGCTCAAGCACAGTGTTTCCTATCACTGAAGCCATGGCAGAAGAGTTTGGTAAAGAAAATCCTAAAGTCCGGGTGACTGTGGGCCTTTCTGGTACCGGTGGGGGGATGAAAAAGTTTATTGAAGGCGTGATTGATATTACGGGTGCTTCGCGCGCTATCAAAGCTTCTGAAATTAAAATGGCAGAGGAAAAAAACCGTAAATTTGTTGAATTACCGGTAGCCTATGATGGTATTGCCGTGGTTGTCAGTCACAAAAACACCTTTGCAAAAGATTTAACGGTTGCCGAGCTTAAATCTATTTGGGAGCCTGAAAGCAAAATTAAGTTGTGGAGCGATGTGCGCAAAGATTGGCCAAAACAAGCCATCAAATTGTATGGACCAGGCGTAGATTCTGGAACCTTTGATTATTTTACCAACAGTATTGTGGGTAAATCTGGCGCCACCCGCCCTGACTTTACGGCCAGTGAAGATGATAATGTTTTGGTTCAAGGTGTGGTTTCAGATGAATATGCTTTGGGTTACTTTGGTTTTGCCTATTGGATGGAAAACGAAGATAAATTGAACCGAGTTGCCATAGATAATGGAAGCGGCCCAATATTGCCCAGTGTAGAAACCATTGAAGATGCCAGTTATGCACCGCTATCAAGGCCAGTTTTTATTTATATCAGTGAAGCATCGTTTGCTAAACAACCAGTGGATGCTTTTGTTAAATTTTATATCCAACATGCCAAAGAACTGGTTCCGCAAGTGGGTTATGTGGCTTTCAAAGAGGAAGTTTATGCCGCTGTTTTACAACGCTGGGAGAACAAAGTTTTAGGTTCAAGTTTTGCCGGGCAATCAGGAAAAAGTATCTTAGAATTGGTGCAAGCTCAAGGCAAGTAA
- a CDS encoding MFS transporter, whose translation MKFISHAMTFIIPLLPAFLVQVSALPETTASLLLACIFFVSGCTQIFIGNSFDEGYGKSALIFSFCSALVGILLVMFLYQNLFAIALGAILTIISLDIVSTAILRSLVASAPDHLRGEASAKLYLTHNLGFCCASVLAFYFLESHRLLLFTGDLITTLSMIVLLLFLFNSLKFAPKKQRKSLFTVIDKAWLKRNWSMLSFHYLMYINIFIHAIIIPMIFAKAGINAIKWTTFLLAINTGIVVVLALPITRLTKTWNDKYTILLSCFLFGLAHALVPYYLEPWGIAMTATIGVLGEITCVPPLTNILYRCFKQENMGLASGLKVSLRAISMFSMPLLGLFLFSFFPIHYKPAFSVMCVVLAIITFLLGAVAIHKGQQNLASITN comes from the coding sequence ATGAAATTTATCAGTCATGCCATGACCTTTATCATTCCTTTGTTGCCGGCTTTTTTGGTGCAGGTCAGTGCTTTGCCTGAAACAACCGCTTCTTTATTGTTAGCTTGTATATTTTTTGTCTCTGGCTGCACGCAAATTTTTATAGGTAATTCTTTTGATGAAGGTTACGGTAAATCTGCTCTGATTTTTTCTTTTTGTAGTGCCTTGGTTGGTATTTTACTGGTGATGTTTCTTTATCAAAATCTGTTTGCCATAGCTTTGGGTGCTATCTTAACCATTATCAGCTTGGATATTGTCAGCACCGCTATTTTAAGAAGCTTGGTTGCTTCAGCCCCTGACCATCTGCGGGGTGAAGCTTCTGCCAAACTTTACCTGACCCATAACTTAGGATTTTGTTGTGCCTCTGTTCTTGCTTTTTACTTTCTGGAAAGTCATCGTTTATTGTTATTCACGGGTGATCTAATCACAACATTGTCCATGATTGTTTTATTGCTGTTTTTATTCAACTCTCTTAAATTTGCACCCAAAAAACAACGCAAAAGTTTGTTTACTGTCATTGATAAAGCCTGGCTCAAACGCAATTGGAGCATGTTAAGCTTTCACTATTTAATGTACATCAATATTTTTATTCATGCCATCATCATTCCTATGATCTTTGCTAAAGCTGGTATCAACGCTATTAAATGGACAACCTTTCTTTTAGCCATCAATACTGGTATTGTTGTTGTACTTGCTCTACCCATCACCCGTTTGACCAAAACTTGGAACGATAAGTATACTATTTTATTAAGCTGCTTCTTGTTTGGTTTGGCTCATGCCTTGGTTCCGTATTATTTAGAACCTTGGGGCATTGCCATGACAGCGACCATTGGCGTTTTAGGAGAAATCACCTGTGTTCCCCCTTTGACCAATATTTTGTACCGTTGTTTTAAGCAAGAAAACATGGGACTGGCTTCCGGTTTAAAAGTAAGCTTGCGGGCCATTAGTATGTTTAGTATGCCTCTACTGGGTTTGTTTTTATTTAGTTTCTTTCCTATACACTATAAACCAGCATTTTCAGTTATGTGTGTTGTGCTGGCGATCATCACTTTTTTGTTGGGTGCTGTTGCTATTCATAAAGGCCAACAAAATTTAGCCAGTATTACGAATTAA
- a CDS encoding peptide chain release factor-like protein produces MPPKLKKEELQVERIRRSGPGGQHRNKKATGIRLTHIPTGMVIMATTERSQKLNLQKAIDTLIQRLKKLNQKPKKRVATKPSKATKQKRIDEKKKQSEKKQQRQKVKL; encoded by the coding sequence ATGCCGCCTAAACTGAAAAAAGAAGAGTTACAGGTAGAGCGAATCCGTCGTTCTGGTCCTGGTGGACAACATCGCAATAAAAAAGCCACCGGTATTCGCTTAACGCATATTCCAACGGGTATGGTGATTATGGCTACCACAGAACGGTCACAAAAACTCAATTTACAAAAAGCCATTGATACGCTTATTCAACGCTTAAAAAAATTAAATCAAAAACCAAAAAAAAGAGTTGCTACCAAGCCCAGCAAAGCAACCAAGCAAAAACGAATTGATGAAAAGAAAAAGCAATCAGAAAAAAAACAGCAAAGACAAAAGGTTAAATTATAA
- a CDS encoding ATP-binding protein, which yields MKQYKYSSIIFLILMATFCFAWLLSDQDWSVVGLLAFVISLAISYGFYLSLEKRIVQLSDNIDSKRSSDIRIRHLGTLRKLFSGSLLDVESKVHKLKKTQRKIIDELLDEKDKLSAILLQMVDGVMMLDEEDKILFYNPAFKKILGIQQQQHNMQGAFVGELVFRPQILEAIKTVKIEHKPIEEYIQFFDKGEAKYVYVQMRSLGHKGKSKILISLQDVSRDKTLEKNRNTMLENVSHELRTPLTVILGHLDILQQNKSEQEQNSYTKIRENVERMIVLTEDILKASGWQQHNLKKSNKAFNPVPAIIAVVENYQNIAKAKGIALHLKNYLSSESEAEEQLLINGNEEQFYQVVQNLVDNSIKYTPSGEVKVVIRKDEQNLLLKVHDTGAGIEPHEKKNIFKRFYRIDKSRKESGTGLGLSIVKAYLDQWSSHWTVSSKPNEGTRFKIEFKIINS from the coding sequence ATGAAACAGTATAAATACAGCAGTATTATTTTTTTGATACTCATGGCTACTTTTTGTTTTGCTTGGCTTTTATCCGATCAAGATTGGAGTGTTGTTGGTTTATTGGCTTTTGTTATATCTTTGGCCATCAGTTATGGTTTTTATCTTTCTTTAGAAAAACGCATTGTACAATTGAGTGATAACATAGATTCCAAGCGGTCTTCAGATATTAGAATACGACATCTTGGGACATTGAGAAAATTGTTTTCAGGCAGTTTATTGGATGTAGAAAGTAAGGTTCATAAACTTAAAAAAACCCAAAGAAAGATTATTGATGAATTGTTAGATGAGAAAGATAAACTCAGTGCAATTCTTTTACAGATGGTTGATGGGGTGATGATGCTGGATGAAGAAGATAAAATTTTATTTTACAATCCAGCTTTTAAAAAAATCTTAGGTATTCAACAACAACAGCATAATATGCAAGGTGCCTTTGTGGGAGAACTTGTGTTTAGACCCCAGATCTTAGAAGCCATAAAAACCGTAAAAATTGAACACAAACCCATTGAAGAATACATTCAATTTTTTGATAAAGGTGAAGCGAAGTATGTTTACGTCCAGATGCGAAGCTTGGGTCATAAAGGAAAATCAAAAATTTTAATCAGCTTGCAGGATGTCTCTAGAGATAAAACCCTTGAAAAAAATAGAAACACCATGTTGGAAAATGTTTCGCATGAATTGCGCACACCCCTCACCGTTATTCTTGGGCATTTGGATATTTTACAACAAAACAAAAGTGAACAAGAACAAAACAGTTATACTAAGATACGTGAAAATGTTGAGCGAATGATTGTTTTAACAGAAGATATTTTAAAAGCTTCCGGATGGCAGCAACACAATTTGAAAAAAAGCAATAAAGCATTTAATCCCGTACCAGCCATTATTGCAGTTGTTGAAAATTACCAAAACATTGCCAAAGCCAAAGGTATTGCCTTGCACCTAAAAAATTATTTGTCCAGTGAAAGCGAGGCAGAAGAACAACTTTTAATCAATGGTAATGAAGAGCAATTTTACCAGGTAGTACAAAATTTAGTGGATAACAGTATCAAATATACGCCTTCTGGCGAGGTCAAAGTAGTGATTAGGAAAGATGAACAAAACTTACTGCTCAAGGTTCATGATACAGGCGCTGGTATAGAGCCACATGAAAAGAAAAATATTTTTAAACGTTTTTATAGAATTGATAAATCCAGAAAAGAATCCGGTACAGGTCTTGGCTTATCAATTGTTAAAGCTTATTTAGATCAGTGGAGTTCTCATTGGACAGTGAGTTCTAAACCCAATGAAGGAACCCGCTTTAAAATTGAATTTAAAATTATTAATTCGTAA
- a CDS encoding response regulator transcription factor, which translates to MVQKKILVVEDHKDISDILAAQLAEEFKVFQVYDGEEALDFLAQNSQIDLLLLDIMMPKINGLDVCKRLRKNTDFKKIGIIMLSAKSDEESVVKALSLGADDYVTKPFRSGELKARVHNVLKRYQHSSQNNTDTIQFKTLVIDKSARAVKVDGKEVHLTKTEFDMLWCFISKPERVYTRDQLLDAIKGEDAMVYDRNIDVHMFSLRKKIKPYGNHIKTIRSIGYRFITELE; encoded by the coding sequence ATGGTTCAGAAAAAGATCTTGGTGGTGGAAGATCACAAAGATATTTCAGATATATTGGCGGCGCAGCTAGCAGAAGAATTTAAAGTTTTTCAGGTTTATGACGGTGAGGAAGCTTTGGACTTTTTAGCGCAAAATTCTCAAATAGACTTACTGTTATTGGATATCATGATGCCTAAAATCAATGGCTTGGATGTATGCAAGCGACTTAGAAAAAATACAGACTTTAAAAAAATTGGGATTATCATGCTCTCGGCCAAATCAGATGAAGAGAGTGTGGTTAAAGCTTTAAGTTTAGGCGCAGATGATTATGTGACCAAGCCTTTTCGCAGTGGAGAGTTAAAGGCAAGAGTTCACAATGTTCTCAAGCGTTATCAGCATAGCTCACAAAACAATACTGATACGATACAATTTAAAACCTTGGTCATTGATAAATCTGCACGGGCTGTGAAAGTGGATGGAAAAGAAGTTCATTTAACCAAAACTGAGTTTGATATGCTTTGGTGTTTTATCAGTAAGCCTGAAAGAGTGTATACCCGAGATCAGCTATTAGATGCAATCAAAGGTGAAGATGCCATGGTGTATGATAGAAATATTGATGTGCATATGTTTTCTTTAAGGAAAAAAATAAAGCCTTATGGTAATCATATCAAAACCATCAGATCAATTGGCTATAGGTTTATTACAGAGTTAGAATAA